DNA sequence from the Agromyces aureus genome:
GCGCGAGCAGGAAGGCGATGATCGGCCCGACCGAGTTCAGGGGCGTCAGGTCGCCGTTCGAGCCGGCGTAGACCAGCACGAACACGGGCACGAGGGGCAGCGTGATCAGCGACTGCGCGTACCGGGGGTCGCGGATCCAGTACGTGAGGGCTCGTGCCGCGACGGCGCCGGCCGGGGTTCCCGGGAAGGTGCCGAAGAAGCCGAGCCCGCGCCGCGCGGCCTTCGCCGGCGTCGACCGCGCCGGCGTCTCCAGCGCCTTGGCGAGGCTCCATCGCCAGACGAGCGCGAACACGACCAGCGTCACGACGCCGATCAGGAACTCCAGTCCCGCACGCCCGAACTGCCCTGCCGCGACGTCGGCAGGGACCGCCCAGATCGCGCCGAACGGCGTCCAGGCGACGACCGAGGCGATCTGCGGGAGCGAGTCGAAGTCCTCGCTCAGGAGGCGCTGCAGGCCGAGGATGATCGGCCCGAGCAGGATGATCGGGATGAAGACGACGAGGCCCTTGGCCTCGCGGAACCGCCGGCCCTCACCGATGACCGAGACGAGCGCGACGAGCATCCGCGATCCGATGACGCAGGTGAGCACGCCGATCACGGCGCACACCACGGCCGCGACCGCGGCGAGCGGATACCGCACCCAGGTGAGCGCCGTGGCGAGCGCGGCCAGCGAGGTCACGATGCCCGGCACCCCGAGCACCCCGCTCACGGCGAGCCCGACGAGCAACTTGGAGATCGGGATCGGGAACGGCACGAGCCGTGAAGGTTCGACCGTCTGGTCGATGCCCGAGGTCAGTACCGGCAGGAACGTCCAGCCGAGCACGAGCGCGGCGCCCGCGAGCACGACGATGGTGCGAGCCACGTCGATCGAGGCGAACCCGAGTGCGACGAGCCCGGCGATGACGCCGATCAGGATGCCGAGGCCGTAGAGCCCGCCGATGACCACCGCGACCATCTGCCATGGACTCCGCTGCAGCGAGTTCCAGAGCAGCAGGAATCGGAGCCTTACGAGTGTCGCAACCACTCGGGGCCTCCTCCCGATCGGCGACCCCCGACGAGTTCGACGAACCGGTCCTCGAGGGTCGAGCCGTCGCGCACCGCATCGGTCGTCCCGGACGCGAGCACGCGTCCCTCGGCGATGACCGCGACGTGGTCGCACATGCGCTGCACGAGGTCCATCGCATGGCTCGACACGATGACGGTGCCGCCCGAGCTCACGAACCCGTCGAGGATGTCGCGGATGTTCGCCGCCGACACGGGGTCGACCGATTCGAACGGCTCGTCGAGCACGAGCAGCCTCGGCGCGTGCACCAGGGCGCACGCCAGCGCGATCTTCTTCGTCATGCCCGCCGAGTAGTCGACGACGAGCGTGCCGCCCGCGCTCTCCAGATCGAGGAGCTGCAGCAGGTCGGCCGCGCGCTCGGCGACCACCTCGCGGGGCAGGCCGCCGAGCAGCCCCGCGTAGGTCACGAGCTGGATGCCGGAGAGTCGGTCGAAGAGGCGGACGCCGTCGCTGAGGATTCCGACGAGCTTCTTCGTCTCGACCAGGTCGTGCCAGACGTCGACGCCGTGGAGGCGGATCTCACCGGCATCCGGTCGCAGCAGGCCGGTGGCCATCGACAGCGTGGTCGTCTTGCCCGCGCCGTTCGGCCCGACGAGTCCGAAGAACGACCCGCTCGGCACGTCGAGGTCGAGCCCGGACACGGCGACCTTGTCGCCGAAGCGCTTGACCAGCCCCCTGATCACGAGCGCCGGTTCGGCGCCCTGGGTCGTGGGTCGTGGGTCGTCCATCATGCGGATCTCCGATCGGTCCGATTCGAGCGAACTCCACCAACCCTAGGAACGGACCGGCCTCGAAAGATCCCCCTTGCGACGGATTCACGGCCCTCGTATGGGGGCCGGGAGGCGCGCGGGCGTCAGGCCCGCTCCGCGAGAAGCTCCTCCATGAGGGCGATCTCCGCGTTCTGACTCGTCACGACCGACGTGGCGAAGGGCGTCACGAGCGTGTTCGTCGATCGCTCGAGCACGGCATCGGCCATCTCGATCGCACCGCGGTGGTGCGCGATCATCAGCTCGAGGAAGAGCCGCTCGGCGTCGACGCCGGTGGCGGCCTTCAGCTCGGCGATCTGCTGCGGGGTCGCGAGCCCGGGCATCGGCTGGCCGGGCTCATGCGTCCCGCCGTCGTGCTCCTCGTGCTCCGCCGAGCCGGTCGGCGCCCTGGTCATCCAGGTCATCGACGGTTCGGACGCCGCCTGCGGCAGCCCCCACGAACGCAGCCACCCGTACAGCTGGCCGGCCTGCTGCGACTGCGTCTGGGCGATGTCGTACGCGAGCAGTCGGATGTCGGGGTCGTCGGTCTCGTCGCGGACGATCATCGCGAGCTCGGCGCCCTGGAGGTGGTGCACCTGCATGTCGCGCGAGAACCCGGCCTCGGCACTCGTGTCGGCCGGCGTCGGATCGGCGAGTGTGCTGAGCCGACCGATCGAGAAGGCCACCACCGCGACGACGACGAGGGCGACGGATGCGGCGATGAGCACCGACATCCGCCCGACGGAGCCGTTCCGAGCGGTCATGACACCTTGCCGGGGGCGTCGACCGCGCCCGTGCACGGGGCGCCGGGCTCCGGCACGTCGCCGCTCTGCCAGTACTCCTCGATGAACGTCTCGATGCGCGGGTCGCTCACGTCGTCGACGGACAGCAGCGTGTTCCATCCGCTGAGCACGATCGGGGCGGGCAGCTCGCTGAACGGCGAGAGGATCACGTAGGTCGACGGGAGCTTCGCACGCAGTTCGGCGAGGTCCGAGTCCGACAGCGACGGGTCGTAGGTGACCCAGAGCGCGCCGTGCTCGAGGGAGTGCACGGCGTTCTCGTTCGGCACCGGCTCGGAGTAGACGCCGCAGTTCAGCCAGGCCGGGTTGTGCGGTCCGCCCACCGGCGGCGTCTGCTCGTAGTCCACGGGACCCTGCACGTGCTCCGACGCGTTCTCGAAGGTCGCGACGCCCTCGATCTCGGCACCCGTGCCGCCGGCCGCATACGTCTTCGGCTGCGGCGTCAGCACGATGACCGTGACCACGAGCGCGATGACGGCCACGGCGCCGACGGCCGCCGACCAGATCCCGATGCGGCGGTTGCGCTTCGCGCGGGCCTCGCGCCGCCGGTGCTCCTCCAGCTTCCTGGCGCGTTCCTCCGCTCGTTCCTGCTTGAGGCGGGCAGCCTGCTTGACCTTCGGGGGAACGGGCGGGGTCGCGCTCACGCGGGGGCCTCTCTCGAACGGGGTAGGGGTATCCATCCGACCAAAGCTCGCTGGGAGAACGCCGCTGCATCGAGGAGCCCGCGCCTCCGCAACTCCACCCAATCGGATCGGGCGTCGGCTCCGAATACCCGATGACACGCGAAACGAGGTGCCCCGGTGACCACCGCTCCCCGCCGACGTGCCGGTCTGGGCACCGACCGGCATCCCGAGACCTCCGAGCCCGACGGATGACCCATGCACTCCTCTCACGAACCTCGCCGCCGCGCAAGCCGCGGTCCGAGCGACCCGCCTCTGGCATGCTTGGGCTCGTGGTCGACGTCGCTGAGCAGCCCCGGGAGCCCTCGCGCGCGCTCGAGGACCTGCTCGTGGCCACCGCGTCCGGCGACCGTCAGGCGTTCGGACTCCTCTACGACGCGACGTCGGCCCGGGTCTTCGGCCTGGTCCGCCGCCTGCTCGTCGACGCCGCTCAGGCCGAGGAGGTGACGCAGGACGTGTTCCTCGAGGCATGGCAGACCGCAGCCAGGTTCGACCCGGAGCGCGGCTCGGCGATCCCCTGGCTGCTGACGCTCGCCCACCGGCGGGCCGTCGACCGCGTTCGCGCGTCGCAGTCCTCACGCGAACGCGACCTGAAGGCCGGCATCCGCGATCTCGACGTTCCGGTCGACGAGGTCGCCGAGGCGGCCGAGATCACGATCGAGCACGAGAAGGTCGCCGAGGCGTTGACCGCGCTCAGTCCGGCCCAGCGGGAGTGCATCTCGCTGGCCTATTACGGGGGCTGCACGCAGTCCGAGATCGCGACGAGACTCGACGTGCCGCTGGGCACGGTGAAGACCCGGCTTCGAGATGGCATGA
Encoded proteins:
- a CDS encoding transporter, encoding MVATLVRLRFLLLWNSLQRSPWQMVAVVIGGLYGLGILIGVIAGLVALGFASIDVARTIVVLAGAALVLGWTFLPVLTSGIDQTVEPSRLVPFPIPISKLLVGLAVSGVLGVPGIVTSLAALATALTWVRYPLAAVAAVVCAVIGVLTCVIGSRMLVALVSVIGEGRRFREAKGLVVFIPIILLGPIILGLQRLLSEDFDSLPQIASVVAWTPFGAIWAVPADVAAGQFGRAGLEFLIGVVTLVVFALVWRWSLAKALETPARSTPAKAARRGLGFFGTFPGTPAGAVAARALTYWIRDPRYAQSLITLPLVPVFVLVYAGSNGDLTPLNSVGPIIAFLLALSIYADISYDNTAFALHLQQGVSGRDDRIGRVLALAVFAVPLSLLTVLATVWLTGAWTALPGLLGITVGVLLSGFGLSSLVSGRFIFAVPAPGESPFKSKPGGGFSLTLSLFATWGILTVLVLPELVLAIVGFATGQVVYGWISLALGIVLGSVLLVIGIRVGGDIYDRRGPELLAALQRLK
- the sigK gene encoding ECF RNA polymerase sigma factor SigK, yielding MLGLVVDVAEQPREPSRALEDLLVATASGDRQAFGLLYDATSARVFGLVRRLLVDAAQAEEVTQDVFLEAWQTAARFDPERGSAIPWLLTLAHRRAVDRVRASQSSRERDLKAGIRDLDVPVDEVAEAAEITIEHEKVAEALTALSPAQRECISLAYYGGCTQSEIATRLDVPLGTVKTRLRDGMIRLRDLLGVTT
- a CDS encoding DUF3105 domain-containing protein — translated: MSATPPVPPKVKQAARLKQERAEERARKLEEHRRREARAKRNRRIGIWSAAVGAVAVIALVVTVIVLTPQPKTYAAGGTGAEIEGVATFENASEHVQGPVDYEQTPPVGGPHNPAWLNCGVYSEPVPNENAVHSLEHGALWVTYDPSLSDSDLAELRAKLPSTYVILSPFSELPAPIVLSGWNTLLSVDDVSDPRIETFIEEYWQSGDVPEPGAPCTGAVDAPGKVS
- a CDS encoding ABC transporter ATP-binding protein, producing MMDDPRPTTQGAEPALVIRGLVKRFGDKVAVSGLDLDVPSGSFFGLVGPNGAGKTTTLSMATGLLRPDAGEIRLHGVDVWHDLVETKKLVGILSDGVRLFDRLSGIQLVTYAGLLGGLPREVVAERAADLLQLLDLESAGGTLVVDYSAGMTKKIALACALVHAPRLLVLDEPFESVDPVSAANIRDILDGFVSSGGTVIVSSHAMDLVQRMCDHVAVIAEGRVLASGTTDAVRDGSTLEDRFVELVGGRRSGGGPEWLRHS
- a CDS encoding DUF305 domain-containing protein — its product is MTARNGSVGRMSVLIAASVALVVVAVVAFSIGRLSTLADPTPADTSAEAGFSRDMQVHHLQGAELAMIVRDETDDPDIRLLAYDIAQTQSQQAGQLYGWLRSWGLPQAASEPSMTWMTRAPTGSAEHEEHDGGTHEPGQPMPGLATPQQIAELKAATGVDAERLFLELMIAHHRGAIEMADAVLERSTNTLVTPFATSVVTSQNAEIALMEELLAERA